The sequence CCGCGTCCAGTTCGACTGGGACGCCTTCGGCACCCAGCGATGCTCCTACGCCTATCGCGGATGGACGGACGCCTGGCAATGGTTTGGCATCCAGTGGGACTGTCGACTCGGAAGCCCGCAAGGCCTCGGCCGCTATCCCGTCGCCTTCGTCTCCGACGCCTTCACCACCGACTGGTCCAACTGGATCTACTCCCACAACATGGCGGGCAAGGGCTTCGGTTCGCTCCTCCAAGCCGCCCCCAAAGGCTTCAACGTCGGATTCAACGACGGCCGAATCCGCTGGTTCCCCTTCCGCGCCGGAGAAAAGTCATGGGACGGCGCACCGCTGATCCGCAACTGGAACAACTGGATCGAACCGATCTGGACCCCGTACATGCCCCTGTTCTTCCAGCTCTTCGACGGCTACACCATCTGAACATAACACCGCTCATCTCTCCAATGGATTCGCCCGCCAACTCGCCGCGCCCACGTTCGCCATCGCCGTCAGACCCGGCGGCGCCGACATCACAGCCGGTATCCCGCTGACCACTCCCCACGTCGCCGTTCACACCCCCCTTCCTGACCGTGTCGCCGGCTCACCGCCGATCATCACCCGACCGTACGCCTCGCCCTGATTAACCCCCGCGCAAAAGATCAACCTGATGACTTCGCGCCCGTTTACATAGCCATGCCTGCGCCAATACACGCCAGCCGATCGCGCCGCTGTGTCCACCTCGGCGAACGAACCCTCATCCCGCTCCCTCGAATACACCGCCTCCTCACACGCCGCCCACGTCTGCCCGGGCATGGACGCCCGCTACAATATGTGGCTTTCTCGATTCCCGCGACGATCCGGTCCTCACAATCACCACGTCCGCCCGCGCATCCCCCCCAAGCCCGAGCGGTCCCTACCGTACTGCACCACGCGAATAGCCCGACCTACTGCACCTCCCTTGCTGTCAACCCCGCCCCTGGTTTGTATCCCCGCCCCCGACCCTGTGCAATGCCCCCCTGCTGAGGCCCGTCCACGAACAACGCGCCGCCGACCGCCATAAGACCCGACCCGATCATCGATCCGTCCCCACTCAACCCTTGCTCACCCGCCTCCCAAGCGTTATATTCCACTCTAGCACGATTGTGTAACCTGTCAAGAACAATATACACGATCGTGTAATTATAATCAAATGCTACCTTGGCCCCACAAGGCTGACCCGCTATGCCCGCTGATGCCAACAAACCACCCGCTGACCTGATCCAGCGACTCAAGGAGTTGCGGATCCGCCACTACGGCCCCCGCGGCAAGCGCCGCTTCGCCGCCGCCCTCGGCATCCCCCTGAGCACCTACTGCACCTACGAGACCGATCGCCAACCGCCTCCCGCGCTGCTGGTCAAAGTGGCCGAGCTCACCGGCTGCGACCTGAACTGGCTGCTCACCGGCGATCTCGCCTACCGACGCACCCCCGCCCTTGATCCCGATGAGCAGGCCATCGTCCAGCGCCTCGCCCGCCTGATCGCTGGCCGCCCCGAGGCCCGACAGGCCGTCGAGGCCCTCGCCGACCTCCTCGCCGAAGGCCGCCAGGCTCGCCAGCAGGCCAACCCGCATCCCCAGCCGTCGAACCGCGCTATTCCCGTCATCGGTCGCGCCGCCGCCGGCAAAATCGACTTCTGGCCCAACGTCGTCGATGCCGAAGACCTGCCCGACCTGGCCCACCTGGCCCACCAGGCCTCCGACCGCTCAGCGGGCCACCTCATTCCCTCCGAATGCCTCTCCAGCCCCCTGCCCGAACCGCATCAGGCCGATGTCACCATCGTCGAGCTCGCCGACCCCCTGCAAATGGGCCAATTGCCGGTCGATGGGGTGATTTTGACGAAAAATTCCACGTGGAACCTAAAGTCGGTCGCGGTTCGGATCGATGGGGACAGCATGGCCGACCTGCTGCGGGATGGCGACTATGTGATCGCCGACCCCGAGCAACCCCCGGCCGCAGGGCAGCCGGCCCTCGTCATGGTGGCCGGACAGATCGGAGCAACGTGCAAGGTCTACATCGACGATGGCGATACCGTCCGCTTGGTGTCACACAATGAGGCATACCCCTCCACCATAGTGCGAAAAGACCAAATACGCTTCGCATGGCGGATCCTGGCCGCGGTGCGACGCAAAAAGCCGTAGATCGGCGCGTGTTCCACGTGGAACGCGGGTGCGATCCCCGCCGGTTGGCCTGTTCCACGTGGAACAAGCCCGCCCGCCTCCCGGCTATCGCCCCGCCGCCTGTTCCGCACCCAGCGCATCGAGCAGATCACCCGGCGAATACACCCCCGCCAGCAGAACCGGTGCCTTGCCCGGCACAAACACCACGGTAAACGGGATCCCCGTCTGCCCCGTCCACTCCAGCAGCTTCTCAGCCGCCATCTCCTGGGCCGACGGGTCCGCCCGCAGCAACATCACCTCCCCCTCGCCCAGCGCCTCGATCACCCGCCCATTGCGAAACACCCGATACTCCACCGTCTTGCAGTTTACGCACCAGTCGGCGGTGAACTTCACCAGATACGGCTTGCCCGACCCCTCAGCCGCCTCCAACGCCGCCGAATCGAACTCCCGCCACCCCAGTCGCTCCTCCTGTGGCCCCAGCATCCACGCCCCAGCCGCCACCAACACCCCGATCGCCGCCAGCTTCCACGCCCGAGCCGCCCAATCGCTCCGCGCCAGCCACAGCTTGCCCCACAGCCAGATCACAAACGAAAACAGCAGAATATAGAACAAAACCGCCAGAATCCGCTCCTCCGGCAGGGCGGTCACCAAAAACGCCGCCACCGCCAGCAGCAAAAACCCCATCGCCTGCTTGAAGATCTCCGACCACCGACCAGCCGCGGGAATCCCCCCGACGAGCGCCGGCCGGCTCGCCAGCAGCACGTACGGCAACCCCATC is a genomic window of Phycisphaerae bacterium containing:
- a CDS encoding LexA family transcriptional regulator produces the protein MPADANKPPADLIQRLKELRIRHYGPRGKRRFAAALGIPLSTYCTYETDRQPPPALLVKVAELTGCDLNWLLTGDLAYRRTPALDPDEQAIVQRLARLIAGRPEARQAVEALADLLAEGRQARQQANPHPQPSNRAIPVIGRAAAGKIDFWPNVVDAEDLPDLAHLAHQASDRSAGHLIPSECLSSPLPEPHQADVTIVELADPLQMGQLPVDGVILTKNSTWNLKSVAVRIDGDSMADLLRDGDYVIADPEQPPAAGQPALVMVAGQIGATCKVYIDDGDTVRLVSHNEAYPSTIVRKDQIRFAWRILAAVRRKKP
- a CDS encoding prepilin-type N-terminal cleavage/methylation domain-containing protein — its product is MLRRKTRTSRIATCSFTLIELLVVVAIIAVLVSILLPALQQARDQARVVSCASNLRGIVIASQMYGIDNAEYLPRLVDALSDVGYFVGNSRDTGLSALVKNGYLTYPRPFFCPADTLRAASDSSEYSRVQFDWDAFGTQRCSYAYRGWTDAWQWFGIQWDCRLGSPQGLGRYPVAFVSDAFTTDWSNWIYSHNMAGKGFGSLLQAAPKGFNVGFNDGRIRWFPFRAGEKSWDGAPLIRNWNNWIEPIWTPYMPLFFQLFDGYTI